In Populus nigra chromosome 10, ddPopNigr1.1, whole genome shotgun sequence, the following proteins share a genomic window:
- the LOC133705671 gene encoding ALA-interacting subunit 3-like, producing MSSHTASSSNGGNGSGDSGAPRRNSKRPKYSKFTQQELPACKPILTPRWVVSAFLIIAIVFIPIGIACLLGSRDVVEVAKQYDTDCIPPANRSSKVQYIQSSANKTCTISMTIPKRMKKPIYVYYQLDNFYQNHRRYVKSRSDEQLKSSGKENDTSSCKPENTAVGGGPIVPCGLIAWSMFNDTYNFSRQNQELIVNKKGIAWKSDKEKRFGKDVFPKNFQGGGLQGGAILNDTVPLNEQEDLMVWMRTAALPTFRKLYGKIEVDLEANEVINVTLDNNYNTYSFNGKKKLVLSTTSWIGGRNDFLGIAYLTVGMICLALAMGFTAVYFIKPRRLGDPTFLSWNRGPGSQ from the exons ATGAGCAGTCACACGGCTTCGTCCAGCAATGGAGGCAATGGATCGGGCGATTCTGGTGCTCCAAGAAGGAATTCAAAGCGACccaaat ATTCAAAGTTTACACAACAAGAACTTCCTGCATGCAAGCCAATTCTCACACCACGATGG GTGGTGTCTGCATTCCTGATTATTGCCATTGTCTTCATTCCTATTGGCATTGCTTGCTTGCTTGGTTCCCGAGAT GTTGTTGAAGTTGCTAAACAGTATGATACAGACTGTATTCCTCCTGCAAATAGATCCAGTAAGGTCCAATATATTCAAAGCTCTGCCAATAAAACATGCACAATATCAATGACG ATCCCTAAGCGTATGAAGAAACCTATTTATGTTTACTATCAGCTTGACAACTTCTACCAGAATCATCGTAG GTATGTGAAGAGCCGAAGTGACGAGCAGTTGAAAAGTTCGGGCAAAGAGAACGATACAAGTAGTTGCAAGCCAGAAAATACCGCAGTTGGGGGGGGGCCGATTGTACCCTGTGGTCTAATAGCTTGGAGTATGTTTAATGATACTTATAACTTCTCCAGGCAGAACCAAGAATTGATTGTGAATAAGAAGGGAATTGCTTGGAAGAGTGACAAGGAGAAAAGGTTTGGTAAAGATGTCTTTCCTAAAAATTTTCAGGGTGGAGGTCTTCAAGGTGGTGCAATTCTCAATGATACAGTACCA TTGAATGAGCAGGAGGACCTCATGGTTTGGATGCGAACTGCAGCTCTGCCAACTTTTAGAAAGTTGTATGGGAAGATAGAGGTGGATCTTGAGGCAAACGAAGTCATAAATGTGACACTGGACAACAACTATAACACATACAGTTTTAATGGCAAGAAGAAACTCGTGCTTTCAACCACAAGCTGGATTGGTGGAAGAAATGACTTTCTTGGCATTGCTTATCTCACTGTTGGGATGATATGCTTAGCTTTGGCAATGGGTTTCACAGCTGTGTATTTCATCAAGCCTAG GCGGCTTGGTGATCCTACCTTTTTATCGTGGAACAGAGGTCCTGGATCGCAGTAA
- the LOC133704810 gene encoding myb family transcription factor IPN2-like gives MFHTKKPSTMNSHDRPMCVQDSGLVLTTDPKPRLRWTVELHERFVDAVAQLGGPDKATPKTIMRVMGVKGLTLYHLKSHLQKFRLGKQLHKEFNDHSIKDASALDLQRSGASSSGMISRSMNEMQMEVQRRLHEQLEVQRHLQLRTEAQGKYIQSLLEKACQTLAGDQDLASGSYKGIGNQGVPDMGAMKDFGPLNFPPFQDLNIYGSGQLDLLHNMDRPSLDGFMSNNHDDIFLGKKRTNPYAGSGKSPLIWSDDLRLQDLGSGLSCLGPHQDDPLKGDQSQIAPPLMDSGTDLDSLSDLYETKPVHQGDALDEKKLEASAKTERPSPRRAPLAADRLSPMINTGAMPQGRNSPFG, from the exons atGTTCCATACCAAGAAACCCTCAACTATGAATTCCCATGATAGACCCATGTGTGTTCAAGACTCTGGTCTTGTCCTCACCACAGACCCTAAGCCCCGTCTCCGCTGGACTGTTGAGCTCCATGAACGCTTTGTGGATGCTGTAGCTCAGCTTGGAGGCCCTGACA AGGCCACTCCAAAAACCATCATGAGAGTCATGGGTGTGAAGGGTCTTACCCTTTACCACCTCAAAAGCCATCTTCAG aaattcaGACTTGGAAAGCAACTACACAAAGAATTCAATGATCATTCAATCAAGGATG CTTCGGCGTTAGATCTTCAACGAAGCGGAGCATCTTCATCCGGCATGATTAGCCGCAGTATGAATGA GATGCAAATGGAGGTGCAGAGAAGACTGCACGAACAATTAGAG GTTCAAAGACACCTTCAATTAAGGACTGAAGCTCaaggaaaatatatacaaaGTTTGTTGGAGAAAGCTTGCCAAACCCTAGCAGGTGATCAAGACTTGGCTTCTGGAAGCTACAAGGGAATTGGGAATCAAGGAGTTCCTGATATGGGTGCAATGAAAGACTTTGGTCCGCTTAATTTTCCACCATTTCAAGACCTTAACATTTATGGGAGTGGCCAGCTTGACCTTCTACACAATATGGATAGGCCATCACTTGATGGTTTCATGTCCAACAATCATGACGACATTTTTTTGGGAAAGAAGAGGACTAATCCTTATGCTGGTAGTGGCAAGAGCCCTTTGATTTGGTCGGACGATCTGCGTTTGCAAGATTTGGGATCGGGACTGTCATGTCTTGGACCTCATCAAGATGATCCTTTGAAAGGTGACCAGAGCCAGATTGCACCACCATTAATGGATAGTGGCACTGATCTGGATTCGTTATCCGATTTATATGAAACAAAGCCAGTACATCAGGGTGATGCACTGGATGAAAAGAAATTGGAAGCATCAGCAAAGACTGAAAGGCCATCACCAAGAAGAGCACCACTTGCAGCAGACAGGTTGAGCCCTATGATCAATACCGGTGCCATGCCACAAGGCAGAAACTCACCATTTGGTTGA
- the LOC133704699 gene encoding uncharacterized protein LOC133704699, producing MGSRARWKQRWCTQTLTPLLEGPDPDMQEEGNKKESSWEIIREWFRLQRGLSAGNNFTVSLYGSIPAKRQDLRLLLGVLGCPLAPIPLVNDPIHRIHIKNTPIENSAAHYIIQQYLASTGCLKQQKCMKNMYSAGSVKMVRCETEISSGKNVKSLGTRSGESGCFVLWQMLPGMWSLELVVGENKVIAGSDGKTVWRHTPWLGTHAAKGPQRPLRRIIQGLDPKNTANLFAKAQCLGEKRIGEDDCFVLKVAADREAVIERSEGPAEVLRHVLYGYFCQKSGLLIYLEDSHLTRVQTPENETIYWETTIGSSIGDYRDVDGVLIAHQGRSIATVFRFEELSVQHSRTRMEEVWRIDDVVFNVPGLSMDYFIPPADIFDASP from the exons ATGGGCTCGAGAGCTAGATGGAAGCAAAGATGGTGCACGCAAACCTTAACTCCACTGCTAGAAGGTCCGGACCCCGATATGCAAGAAGAAGGTAACAAAAAGGAAAGTTCATGGGAAATAATTCGTGAATGGTTTCGATTGCAAAGGGGTCTTTCTGCAGGAAACAATTTTACAGTCTCCTTGTATGGGAGCATTCCAGCCAAAAGACAAGATTTGAGGCTTCTACTTGGAGTATTGGGTTGCCCTCTAGCCCCAATCCCTCTAGTTAACGACCCCATCCATCGCATTCACATTAAGAACACACCCATT GAAAATTCTGCCGCGCATTATATCATACAGCAATACTTGGCATCAACAGGGTGTTTAAAGCAACAAAAATGCATGAAAAACATGTACTCAGCAGGGAGTGTGAAGATGGTCCGTTGTGAGACGGAAATCTCATCAGGAAAGAATGTGAAGAGCTTAGGGACTAGAAGTGGTGAAAGTGGGTGCTTTGTTCTTTGGCAAATGTTGCCAGGGATGTGGTCTCTTGAATTGGTGGTTGGAGAAAATAAGGTCATAGCAGGCAGCGATGGGAAGACTGTGTGGCGGCATACTCCTTGGCTTGGTACTCATGCTGCCAAAGGACCCCAACGCCCTCTACGTCGCATAATCCAG GGCTTAGATCCAAAGAATACAGCCAACTTATTTGCTAAAGCACAGTGCCTAGGTGAGAAACGAATTGGCGAGGATGATTGCTTCGTTTTAAAAGTAGCTGCTGACAGAGAAGCTGTGATTGAAAGAAGTGAAGGACCAGCTGAAGTGCTCAGGCATGTACTCTATGGCTATTTTTGCCAAAAAAGTGGTCTCTTAATATACCTGGAGGACTCCCATCTAACCAGAGTACAAACCCCAGAAAACGAAACTATCTACTGGGAGACTACCATAGGAAGCAGTATCGGGGACTACAGAGATGTAGATGGCGTGCTGATTGCTCATCAAGGAAGGTCAATCGCAACAGTTTTTCGATTCGAGGAGTTGTCTGTTCAGCATAGTAGGACTAGAATGGAAGAAGTGTGGAGGATTGATGATGTTGTGTTCAATGTGCCAGGGCTCTCCATGGACTATTTCATCCCTCCCGCTGATATCTTTGACGCTTCCCCGTGA